A genomic region of Mugil cephalus isolate CIBA_MC_2020 chromosome 5, CIBA_Mcephalus_1.1, whole genome shotgun sequence contains the following coding sequences:
- the pld7 gene encoding 5'-3' exonuclease PLD3 isoform X4, whose amino-acid sequence MKRRSGKSISRIPTFHKRPTNVGQTPEPPVPKKDSPVQAAPPPEKAESGGVEAPRLKPLEARETTLPHPSVHVPKLGFEPPAVFGSTEQAAAAAADDASIIASPWSWSLSESLLQSPSMTASPRPALRPKQDKSRTAETEAATTPDGLLPSVGSLGQKPLEDAAEKCGASIKGRFTPTASGDNDKSAEAFPTAVVSQVEDIMDEEPPWEKEPVNVAGLKGSVPSSDAESEADLPEEKSEGSVLWDATEIREPPINRSEFPDVAEKTANVDESTSTVAPEKQAEASSSSPTKGSGCCSFALLVFLPTTLLLLGGFGQHVWHYGLPTSVAQLTAQLELHWLEGVGLVPEPCSTDCRVHLVESIPVGLYESSPRPRKSIADSWLHLLHNANSSVHIAAFYFTLRGSDLEFADSSDSQGRKVFEHLKQLESKGVKLQIAVNSPQTSTQDTAALASTGAEVREVDLKAVTGGIVHTKLWVVDQKHFYVGSANMDWRSLSQVKEVGLSVENCSCLAQDADRIFGVYWSLSGSNNGSLPPYWPARLSALSSSENPLRLKFNGVPARVYLSSAPPQISARGRSDDLSTILSVINDAQKFVYISVMDYLPTSEFTEPLRLWPAIDSVLRSAACTRGVQVRLMVSCWQHSPASMFVFLQSLQVLNRHPLKCDIDVKVFTVPSTAEQMKIPFARVNHAKYMVTDRVVYIGTSNWSENYFTQTAGVGLVVNQTGSAVEQGQQTLQNQAEDLFLRDWRSTYASTLPVDDADVCPHRPH is encoded by the exons ATGAAGCGCAGAAGTGGGAAATCCATCTCCCGAATCCCTACTTTCCACAAACGACCCACCAACGTCGGCCAGACACCGGAGCCGCCCGTCCCCAAGAAAGACAGCCCCGTCCAAGCGGCTCCGCCTCCCGAGAAAGCTGAGAGCGGTGGTGTGGAGGCTCCGAGGCTTAAACCGCTGGAAGCCAGAGAAACCACCCTCCCCCACCCGTCGGTCCACGTCCCCAAACTTGGCTTTGAACCTCCCGCTGTGTTCGGCAGCACagaacaagctgctgctgctgctgcggatGACGCCTCCATAATTGCTTCTCCGTGGAGCTGGAGTTTATCCGAGTCTCTGCTGCAGTCCCCTTCTATGACTGCAAGCCCCAGGCCTGCCCTCAGACCGAAGCAAGACAAGAGCAGAACCGCAGAAACTGAAGCTGCAACCACACCAGATGGCCTCCTTCCAAGCGTGGGTTCCCTCGGCCAGAAGCCGCTGGAGGACGCAGCGGAGAAGTGCGGCGCTAGCATTAAAGGTAGGTTTACCCCCACTGCCTCTGGAGACAATGACAAGTCTGCAGAGGCCTTCCCCACAGCTGTAGTCAGCCAGGTGGAAGATATTATGGACGAAGAACCACCGTGGGAGAAGGAGCCCGTGAACGTGGCTGGATTAAAGGGGAGTGTTCCTTCATCAGATGCTGAATCTGAAGCAGATTTGCCGGAAGAGAAATCTGAGGGCAGTGTTTTATGGGACGCTACGGAGATCCGCGAACCACCAATAAACCGGTCAGAGTTTCCAGATGTGGCAGAGAAAACAGCTAATGTTGATGAATCTACTTCCACTGTAGCGCCAGAGAAGCAAGCCGAGGCGAGCTCGAGCAGTCCCACCAAG GGGTCGGGATGCTGCAGTTTTGCCCTCCTTGTGTTCCTGCCCACCACCCTGCTGCTTCTCGGAGGCTTCGGTCAGCACGTCTGGCACTACGGGCTTCCCACGTCTGTGGCTCAGCTTACGGCTCAGCTCGAGCTGCACTGGCTGGAGGGAGTTGGTTTAGTACCAGAGCCTTGTAGCACAGACTGTCG AGTGCATCTGGTGGAGAGCATCCCCGTCGGCCTCTACGAGTCTTCCCCTCGGCCCAGAAAGAGCATCGCAGACAGCTGGCTGCATCTCCTGCACAATGCCAACAGTTCTGTCCACATCGCGGCTTTCTACTTCACACTGCGGGGCAGCGATTTGGAGTTTGCGGACTCCTCCGACTCTCAG GGAAGAAAGGTCTTTGAGCATCTGAAGCAGCTCGAATCCAAAGGTGTAAAACTCCAAATTGCCGTCAACTCGCCCCAGACCTCGACTCAAGACACGGCGGCGCTGGCTTCTACAG GCGCAGAGGTCAGGGAGGTGGACCTCAAGGCTGTAACTGGAGGCATCGTCCACACCAAGCTGTGGGTGGTTGACCAGAAGCACTTCTACGTGGGCAGTGCTAACATGGACTGGCGCTCTCTGAGCCAG GTGAAGGAGGTGGGTCTGTCAGTGGAGAACTGCAGCTGCCTGGCTCAGGACGCCGATCGGATATTCGGCGTGTACTGGAGCCTCAGTGGTTCGAACAACGGCTCCCTCCCACCGTACTGGCCTGCTCGACTCTCCGCCCTGTCCAGCTCCGAGAACCCCCTGCGTCTGAAGTTCAACGGCGTCCCCGCTCGGGTCTACCTTTCC AGCGCCCCTCCTCAGATCTCAGCCCGCGGCCGCTCCGACGACCTCTCCACCATCTTGTCCGTCATCAACGACGCCCAGAAGTTCGTTTACATCTCCGTCATGGACTACCTTCCGACGTCTGAGTTCACAGAGCCGCTCAG GTTGTGGCCGGCCATCGACTCGGTCCTTCGTTCTGCAGCGTGCACCAGGGGGGTGCAGGTCAGGCTGATGGTCAGCTGCTGGCAGCACTCGCCCGCCTCCATGTTCGTCTTCCTGCAGTCCCTGCAGGTCCTCAACAGACACCCTCTGAAATGTGACATTGACGTG AAAGTCTTTACGGTGCCTTCGACAGCAGAGCAGATGAAGATCCCTTTTGCACGGGTCAACCACGCCAAGTACATGGTTACAGACAGAGTGGTCTATATAG GGACGTCCAACTGGTCAGAGAACTACTTCACCCAGACGGCCGGCGTGGGCTTGGTGGTGAACCAGACGGGCTCCGCGGTGGAACAGGGCCAGCAGACTCTGCAGAACCAAGCGGAGGACCTCTTCCTCAGAGACTGGAGGTCCACGTACGCCAGCACTCTCCCCGTGGACGACGCGGACGTCTGTCCTCACAGACCACACTAA